The proteins below come from a single Eubacterium limosum genomic window:
- a CDS encoding radical SAM protein — MASSMSLSENIKSFGMKQVIKYLDADPDKNIPRVIEWVEKFDKDQTIAGQMKVVKEALADKNNNWNRLVKSLWTDIDPGVRKRLFNNFIVNSVIIACKRQNMNKEKYDCNIPWAILMDPTSACNLHCTGCWAAEYGDKMSMDFDTLDSIIEQGKALGTYMYIYSGGEPLVRKKDIIRLCEKHDDCAFLSFTNATLIDEAFADEMLRVQNFIPAISVEGFEEETDMRRGEGTYAAVVKAMDILKAKKLPFGFSTCYHRQNTDVIGSEAYFDTMIEKGCKFGWFFTYMPVGVDAVPELMATADQREYMYHQIRRFRSTKPLFTLDFWNDGEYVKGCIAGGRNYLHINAGGDIEPCAFIHYSDSNIHEQTLLEAYKRPLFMQYHKNQPFNQNHLRPCPLLDNPGRLTSMVELSGAHSTDLTHPEDVKVLSDKCLDAAKAWKVNADRLWNENHSNH, encoded by the coding sequence ATGGCATCAAGTATGAGTTTAAGTGAAAACATCAAATCCTTTGGAATGAAACAGGTCATTAAGTATCTGGACGCAGATCCGGATAAAAATATCCCGAGAGTGATCGAGTGGGTCGAAAAATTTGATAAGGACCAGACCATCGCCGGGCAGATGAAGGTTGTCAAGGAGGCCCTGGCCGATAAAAACAATAACTGGAACCGGCTGGTAAAAAGCTTATGGACAGACATTGACCCCGGTGTCCGAAAACGTCTTTTTAACAATTTTATCGTCAACAGTGTCATTATCGCCTGTAAACGTCAGAACATGAATAAGGAAAAATATGACTGCAATATCCCGTGGGCCATTCTCATGGACCCCACCTCTGCCTGCAATCTGCACTGTACAGGCTGCTGGGCCGCGGAGTACGGGGATAAAATGTCCATGGATTTCGATACACTGGACAGTATTATCGAGCAGGGGAAAGCCCTCGGGACTTATATGTACATCTATTCCGGCGGAGAGCCCCTTGTGCGCAAAAAGGACATTATCCGGCTGTGTGAAAAGCACGATGACTGTGCCTTTCTGTCCTTTACCAACGCCACCCTCATCGACGAGGCCTTTGCCGATGAGATGCTTCGGGTTCAGAACTTTATCCCGGCCATCAGCGTCGAGGGGTTTGAGGAAGAGACAGACATGCGGCGCGGTGAGGGAACTTATGCCGCAGTCGTAAAGGCTATGGATATTTTAAAAGCCAAAAAACTGCCCTTTGGCTTTTCCACCTGCTATCACCGACAGAATACCGATGTCATCGGCAGTGAGGCGTATTTTGACACCATGATCGAAAAGGGCTGTAAATTTGGCTGGTTCTTTACCTACATGCCCGTGGGCGTGGACGCAGTGCCCGAGCTCATGGCCACCGCGGACCAGCGTGAGTACATGTATCATCAGATCCGCAGATTCCGGAGTACCAAGCCTCTGTTTACCCTGGATTTCTGGAATGACGGCGAGTACGTCAAGGGATGTATCGCAGGAGGCCGTAACTACCTGCACATCAATGCCGGCGGCGACATTGAGCCCTGCGCCTTTATCCACTACTCCGATTCCAACATCCACGAGCAAACCCTTCTGGAGGCTTACAAACGGCCGCTGTTCATGCAGTACCATAAAAATCAGCCTTTCAACCAGAATCATCTGCGCCCCTGCCCGCTGCTTGATAACCCTGGCCGACTGACCAGTATGGTCGAGCTGTCCGGCGCCCACTCCACTGACCTCACCCACCCTGAGGATGTCAAGGTACTTTCCGACAAGTGCCTTGATGCCGCAAAAGCATGGAAAGTCAACGCTGACCGTCTCTGGAATGAAAACCATTCAAATCACTGA
- a CDS encoding HAD-IIA family hydrolase, protein MNEALKETLDSIKGFICDMDGVIYHGNRLLPGVPEFVDWLYREDKNFLFLTNSSERSPLELREKLSRLGLDIDESHFYTSALATAKFLSTQSPGCSAYVIGEPGLINALYSAGITMNDMNPDYVVVGESYNYNYDTILKAVRFVLKGAKLIGTNPDLTGPAEGGLVPACRAFTAPIELATGKSAYFVGKPNPLMVRTGIRMLGVHSEDAAIVGDRMDTDIISGIESGMHTILVLSGVSTPETVKEFPYRPQFILNGVGEIPTN, encoded by the coding sequence ATGAATGAAGCATTAAAAGAAACCCTTGACAGCATCAAAGGTTTTATCTGTGATATGGACGGCGTTATCTATCATGGTAACCGCCTTCTTCCTGGCGTGCCCGAGTTTGTGGACTGGCTGTACCGGGAGGATAAAAACTTTCTCTTCCTCACAAACTCCAGCGAGCGATCGCCTCTTGAATTAAGGGAAAAGCTCTCCCGCCTTGGCCTTGATATTGATGAGAGCCATTTCTATACCAGCGCCCTGGCCACCGCTAAATTTCTGAGCACACAGTCCCCGGGCTGCTCTGCCTATGTCATCGGTGAACCCGGCCTCATTAACGCCTTATACAGCGCTGGCATTACCATGAATGATATGAACCCGGATTATGTTGTTGTGGGAGAAAGCTATAACTACAACTATGATACCATCCTGAAGGCTGTTCGTTTTGTCTTAAAGGGCGCTAAACTCATCGGGACAAACCCGGACCTCACCGGCCCTGCTGAAGGCGGCCTGGTACCAGCCTGCCGCGCATTTACCGCTCCCATCGAGCTGGCAACCGGAAAATCCGCTTATTTTGTCGGAAAACCGAATCCGCTCATGGTTCGCACTGGTATCCGCATGCTCGGCGTTCATTCTGAGGATGCCGCCATTGTCGGTGACCGCATGGATACGGACATTATCTCCGGCATTGAATCCGGTATGCACACCATCCTGGTGCTCTCCGGCGTCTCTACACCGGAAACCGTTAAGGAATTCCCATACCGCCCGCAGTTTATTTTAAACGGAGTAGGGGAAATACCGACCAATTAG
- a CDS encoding S-methyl-5-thioribose kinase → MGCKNFKDINKETVKDYLKECTDYFAPDARLSVYEIGESEEDGDGFINFLYRVWDENGKSVIVKQAKTYYKAFEEGVGPFVQDRNALEADVMRIKGAITPEYIPEVYQVDLDNHIYLCEDCSDLKILRFELMKGKKFPDFPKKIGEFIAKSNFYTSEYYLDPTVYKELQAKFLNPNMRLVFEIGLFLKDEHAIDDRDPHDDPNADPERLAMGDAPWKSTAFRTEMLKLRDIHMKHCECLVHGDLHTSNIMINDEKMKIIDQEYAFMGASSSDTGYLMGSVLYEYIRWFYMDDYPEDFCKDFRETILSYMRDIIHTYNAVYTECWKKDAKVTYRDFDDFRESILRNFIQEVCGFTGCQITSRVGGLVPLPDFDTIEDRDKRNEACRLSLTIANYLIMHRMEIESIDDMVDTIVRITENFFKLIKIID, encoded by the coding sequence ATGGGGTGTAAAAATTTTAAAGACATAAACAAAGAAACCGTTAAGGACTATTTAAAGGAGTGTACGGATTATTTTGCGCCGGATGCGCGGCTGAGCGTGTACGAAATCGGCGAAAGCGAGGAAGACGGCGACGGCTTCATCAATTTTCTGTACCGTGTCTGGGACGAAAACGGAAAATCCGTGATCGTCAAGCAGGCCAAAACCTATTATAAAGCCTTTGAGGAAGGCGTGGGCCCCTTTGTACAGGACCGCAACGCGCTGGAGGCAGATGTCATGCGCATCAAGGGCGCCATTACACCCGAATATATTCCAGAGGTCTATCAGGTAGACTTGGATAACCATATTTACCTCTGTGAGGATTGCAGCGACCTGAAAATCCTGCGGTTTGAACTCATGAAAGGGAAAAAATTTCCGGATTTCCCGAAAAAAATTGGGGAATTTATCGCCAAGTCCAACTTTTACACTTCTGAATATTATTTAGACCCAACGGTCTATAAAGAGCTTCAGGCAAAATTCCTGAACCCGAATATGCGTCTGGTTTTTGAGATTGGCCTGTTCCTAAAAGATGAGCACGCCATCGATGACCGTGACCCTCATGATGACCCGAATGCTGATCCCGAACGGCTGGCCATGGGCGATGCTCCATGGAAAAGCACGGCTTTCCGCACCGAGATGCTCAAGCTGCGCGACATTCACATGAAACACTGCGAATGCCTGGTACACGGCGATCTGCACACCTCCAACATCATGATAAACGATGAAAAAATGAAAATCATTGACCAGGAATACGCCTTTATGGGGGCTTCATCCTCCGATACTGGCTATCTCATGGGCAGTGTGCTCTATGAATACATTCGCTGGTTTTATATGGACGATTACCCTGAGGATTTCTGTAAGGATTTCAGGGAAACTATTCTCAGCTATATGCGGGACATTATCCATACCTACAATGCGGTTTATACCGAGTGCTGGAAAAAGGACGCAAAGGTTACCTACCGTGACTTTGACGACTTCCGCGAGTCCATCCTCAGGAATTTTATTCAGGAGGTCTGCGGTTTTACCGGCTGCCAGATCACGAGCCGCGTAGGCGGTCTTGTTCCTCTCCCCGACTTTGATACCATCGAGGACCGGGATAAACGCAACGAGGCCTGCCGCCTGTCACTCACCATTGCCAACTACTTGATCATGCACCGTATGGAAATCGAAAGCATCGACGACATGGTGGACACCATTGTGCGGATAACAGAAAACTTTTTTAAACTGATAAAGATTATTGATTAA
- a CDS encoding sulfurtransferase TusA family protein has protein sequence MKKIDCLGDMCPVPVMKLQRETKKMKPGESVLLITDHSCTVKSVREFCAGMQMACVCDEVMNGVWEITVSR, from the coding sequence ATGAAAAAAATTGATTGTCTCGGCGATATGTGCCCGGTTCCGGTCATGAAGCTTCAGCGTGAAACGAAAAAGATGAAGCCCGGCGAGAGCGTTCTTCTCATCACAGACCACAGCTGTACGGTAAAAAGTGTCCGGGAGTTCTGTGCGGGCATGCAGATGGCGTGCGTTTGTGATGAGGTTATGAACGGGGTTTGGGAGATCACAGTCAGCAGATAG
- a CDS encoding LysR family transcriptional regulator, producing the protein MNIESLRMFIKIADNGSITKTAEQTFISQSALSQQIKTMEQLFNTSLIERSNKGVTLTCSGKTVYEYAVHLTSTYDSMIRELQENEESNRVLHILSTPIIASYALPCTLYYIKKNFPTYSLEISSMASHRIEQQINCDQGDIGFITGPPSDPSLTGQKFFSDDVFLVAGSDMEIEDHILKEDLSRYPLLTLTTDQKTEQHLEKRLTDEGVDIESLMILFKQDSIESIKLSTINGYGMAFLPYMCIKKELYHKQLKIISVEGLTLQNDYYIIKKKASEYRDRTLLKLICYIEKILADTIC; encoded by the coding sequence ATGAATATCGAGTCTTTAAGAATGTTTATCAAAATCGCAGATAACGGAAGCATCACCAAAACCGCAGAACAGACCTTTATCTCGCAGTCGGCCTTAAGCCAGCAGATCAAAACCATGGAACAGCTTTTTAACACCAGCCTCATTGAGCGCAGCAACAAGGGCGTAACGCTGACCTGCAGCGGAAAAACCGTCTACGAATACGCAGTACACCTGACCTCTACCTATGACAGTATGATCAGAGAGCTTCAGGAGAATGAAGAGAGCAACCGTGTACTCCATATTCTGTCCACACCCATCATCGCTTCTTATGCCCTGCCCTGCACACTTTATTATATTAAGAAGAATTTTCCGACTTACTCGCTGGAGATTTCCTCCATGGCCAGCCACAGGATTGAGCAGCAGATCAACTGCGACCAGGGCGACATTGGTTTTATCACAGGTCCGCCGTCGGATCCTTCACTGACAGGGCAAAAGTTTTTTTCAGACGATGTCTTTCTCGTGGCCGGAAGCGATATGGAAATTGAAGATCATATCCTAAAAGAAGACCTCAGCCGCTATCCGCTGCTCACCCTGACCACTGACCAGAAAACAGAACAGCACCTCGAAAAACGCCTTACGGATGAAGGGGTGGACATCGAAAGCTTGATGATCCTTTTTAAACAGGATTCCATTGAGTCCATTAAGCTTTCCACCATCAACGGCTACGGCATGGCCTTTCTCCCATATATGTGCATAAAAAAAGAGCTGTACCATAAACAGCTCAAAATCATCAGCGTTGAAGGGCTGACCTTACAGAACGACTACTACATTATTAAGAAAAAAGCTTCGGAGTACCGGGACCGCACCCTCCTGAAGCTGATCTGCTATATTGAAAAGATTCTGGCCGACACTATCTGCTGA
- a CDS encoding YeeE/YedE thiosulfate transporter family protein: MEEEKIQRSTRTRAPRKPKKNQIPIAIVVTILVVAAGVYLGLGSEKLPVYWIIGLCFGFILQRARFCFTASVRDPSLTGSTSLTRAVLIAFAVTTIGFTAIKYGAVLNGQEIPGMSSVAPISLPLALGAVFFGIGMVIAGGCASGTLMRVGEGFTMQMLALVFFVVGSFWGAHDMGFWDGVFNTNAPKIFLPDVFGWFGALVVQGLIILLLYIAARQWQKKKMGTAD, from the coding sequence TTGGAAGAAGAAAAGATTCAGCGGTCTACCAGGACACGCGCGCCAAGAAAGCCAAAAAAGAACCAGATACCCATCGCCATTGTGGTAACGATTTTAGTCGTGGCCGCAGGTGTGTATCTTGGACTGGGAAGCGAGAAGCTGCCGGTATACTGGATTATCGGGCTCTGCTTTGGTTTTATCCTTCAGCGGGCGCGATTCTGTTTTACCGCGTCGGTGCGTGACCCAAGCCTTACCGGGAGCACCTCACTGACCCGGGCGGTACTCATTGCATTCGCGGTAACGACCATTGGCTTTACAGCCATCAAGTATGGCGCGGTTCTGAACGGCCAGGAAATACCGGGCATGAGTTCTGTAGCGCCTATCAGTCTGCCTTTGGCATTGGGGGCCGTATTCTTTGGGATCGGCATGGTCATCGCGGGGGGCTGCGCCTCCGGAACGCTGATGCGTGTCGGCGAAGGGTTTACCATGCAGATGCTGGCTTTGGTGTTCTTTGTGGTCGGTTCCTTCTGGGGCGCTCACGACATGGGATTCTGGGACGGTGTCTTTAACACCAATGCGCCCAAGATCTTTTTACCGGATGTGTTTGGATGGTTCGGCGCTTTAGTCGTCCAGGGATTAATTATTCTTCTGCTGTATATTGCCGCAAGGCAGTGGCAGAAAAAGAAAATGGGAACAGCGGATTAA
- a CDS encoding sulfurtransferase TusA family protein has translation MSEYTLDCLGEACPVPLMKTEKELAKLNVGDLLIVAIDHSCAMKNVPEWARAQGHNVEIEEVDDGEWEVVIEKTK, from the coding sequence ATGAGTGAATATACGTTAGATTGTTTAGGTGAAGCCTGTCCAGTGCCATTGATGAAAACAGAAAAGGAACTGGCAAAACTGAATGTGGGAGACCTGCTGATTGTCGCCATTGATCACAGCTGCGCGATGAAAAATGTGCCGGAATGGGCGCGCGCTCAGGGCCATAACGTCGAAATCGAAGAAGTGGACGACGGCGAATGGGAAGTTGTGATTGAAAAAACCAAATAA